A genome region from Pseudoalteromonas tetraodonis includes the following:
- a CDS encoding DUF411 domain-containing protein codes for MINKYLKIAVVMLLSPAFANANEHNHAHNNDVTPLELIVYKTPTCGCCKKWITHIEDKGIVAHSKDFRNIGNIKTKYGIKPNYRSCHTAVSRNGFAFEGHIPAKFIQQFLSEEHPNAIGLSVPAMPVGSPGMEVDDRFMPYNVLILFKDGTSKVYAKVKTYEEQF; via the coding sequence ATGATCAATAAGTATTTAAAAATAGCAGTAGTAATGCTGCTTTCACCTGCGTTTGCAAACGCCAACGAACATAACCATGCACACAATAACGACGTAACACCTTTGGAGTTAATCGTTTATAAAACCCCTACTTGTGGGTGTTGTAAAAAATGGATAACTCATATTGAAGACAAAGGGATCGTTGCGCATTCCAAAGATTTCCGAAACATCGGCAACATCAAAACTAAGTATGGTATCAAACCTAATTACCGTTCATGCCACACGGCAGTGAGTAGAAATGGATTTGCCTTTGAAGGTCATATACCTGCTAAATTTATTCAGCAGTTCTTATCAGAAGAACATCCCAATGCGATTGGGCTTTCAGTTCCAGCAATGCCAGTTGGCTCTCCCGGTATGGAAGTCGATGACCGCTTTATGCCATACAACGTGTTAATTCTATTTAAAGATGGAACGAGCAAAGTCTATGCAAAAGTTAAGACATACGAGGAGCAATTCTAA